A single region of the Rathayibacter rathayi genome encodes:
- a CDS encoding MGMT family protein — translation MGVGRGRPRAVLPLDRLRGRRRDAVRREHRGADALSEQVDGDRPDFIAAVLGVVESIPPGHVMAYGEIAAVLGSRAARVVGTVMAHYGSDVAWWRVVRSGGAPARGHEERARREYEREGTPLVDTPGGYRVDMAAARWRP, via the coding sequence CTGGGAGTCGGGCGAGGACGGCCCCGAGCAGTTCTTCCGCTGGATCGGCTTCGAGGTCGTCGGCGAGACGCAGTACGGCGAGAACATCGGGGCGCTGACGCTCTGAGTGAGCAGGTCGACGGAGATCGACCCGACTTCATCGCAGCAGTTCTGGGCGTCGTCGAGTCAATCCCGCCCGGGCATGTGATGGCGTACGGCGAGATCGCCGCGGTGCTCGGCAGCCGGGCGGCCCGGGTCGTCGGGACGGTGATGGCGCACTACGGCTCGGACGTCGCCTGGTGGCGTGTTGTGCGCTCGGGAGGCGCGCCCGCGCGAGGACACGAGGAGCGGGCCCGCCGCGAGTACGAGCGCGAGGGCACGCCCCTGGTCGACACTCCTGGCGGCTACCGCGTCGACATGGCCGCCGCCCGCTGGCGTCCCTGA